The Hyalangium gracile genome has a window encoding:
- a CDS encoding rhomboid family intramembrane serine protease has translation MARSPRILEDPSSGGSPPGPQPDAPMPRPRWTPVCGTLIVSCVALYLLGANQMLPALSSKQAGLELAEAGIPLAVYGPLVQQGEYWRLLSCVFAHGGPIHLLFNMMVVYSLGFMLERNIGSWRFLGLCIVTALGGSSFALFFDFDRPMVGASGMILGWAGVMLPIATEQGRKQLGVWLVQMVVISLLPGVSWAGHLGGFLFGLPCGLALRLGAPVYARALPLILFISAVVAMFAAHPERRWGF, from the coding sequence ATGGCGCGCTCGCCTCGCATCCTGGAAGATCCGTCCTCGGGGGGCTCCCCGCCGGGCCCGCAGCCCGACGCCCCGATGCCCAGGCCCCGGTGGACGCCCGTGTGCGGCACCCTCATCGTCAGCTGCGTGGCGCTGTACCTCCTGGGCGCCAACCAGATGCTGCCCGCGCTCTCCTCGAAGCAGGCGGGCCTGGAGCTGGCGGAGGCGGGCATTCCGCTCGCCGTCTACGGGCCGCTCGTCCAGCAGGGCGAGTACTGGCGCCTGCTGAGCTGTGTCTTCGCTCACGGCGGCCCCATCCACCTGCTGTTCAACATGATGGTGGTCTACTCGCTCGGCTTCATGTTGGAGCGGAACATCGGCAGCTGGCGCTTCCTGGGCCTGTGCATCGTCACCGCCCTGGGCGGCTCCTCCTTCGCCCTCTTCTTCGACTTCGACCGGCCCATGGTGGGCGCCTCGGGGATGATTCTCGGCTGGGCGGGCGTCATGCTCCCCATCGCCACGGAGCAGGGGCGCAAGCAGCTGGGCGTGTGGCTGGTGCAGATGGTCGTCATCAGCCTGCTGCCCGGCGTGAGCTGGGCGGGACACCTCGGGGGCTTCCTCTTCGGCCTGCCCTGCGGCCTGGCCCTGCGGCTGGGCGCTCCCGTCTATGCCCGGGCGCTCCCGCTCATCCTGTTCATCTCGGCGGTGGTGGCGATGTTCGCCGCGCACCCGGAACGGCGGTGGGGGTTCTGA
- the bacN gene encoding bactofilin BacN, whose amino-acid sequence MAESETGIIGKGIVIKGSLTGGGDLVIEGRVEGQIALKNHLTIESTGKVQADIRAEELTINGEASGNIDASTRVSINASAKVAGDIKAPRVIIEDGAVFNGSIEMEVKLPDDI is encoded by the coding sequence ATGGCTGAGAGCGAAACGGGCATCATCGGCAAGGGCATCGTCATCAAGGGCAGCCTCACGGGCGGCGGAGATCTCGTCATCGAGGGGCGGGTGGAGGGGCAGATCGCCCTGAAGAACCACCTCACCATCGAGAGCACGGGCAAGGTCCAGGCGGACATCCGCGCCGAGGAGCTCACCATCAACGGCGAGGCCAGCGGCAACATCGACGCCTCGACGCGGGTGTCCATCAACGCGTCGGCGAAGGTGGCCGGCGACATCAAGGCTCCGCGCGTCATCATCGAGGATGGGGCCGTGTTCAACGGCTCCATCGAGATGGAAGTGAAGCTGCCGGACGACATCTAG
- a CDS encoding lytic transglycosylase domain-containing protein gives MRAGLVLLTALLMLPMGAAASEGIYRYVEKDGTIIYTNVPPPGSKRAKRLKGTFTQAQVVSAPVRGRASAPSDLEPHISAAAKRYRIPSSLVRAIMQAESNFNANAVSPKGACGLMQLMPQTATEMYVKDIFDEKENIEGGVRYLRVLANQFDGDMVKMIAAYNAGPDAVRKYGGKTPPYEETQEYVRKVLQLYYHYKERERLAQNEPREATNDGDDASDGAGAEPR, from the coding sequence ATGCGCGCTGGCCTCGTCCTGCTGACAGCCCTGCTGATGCTCCCGATGGGAGCCGCTGCCTCCGAGGGCATCTACCGGTACGTCGAGAAGGACGGGACGATCATCTATACGAACGTGCCGCCCCCGGGCAGCAAGCGGGCGAAGCGGCTGAAGGGGACCTTCACGCAGGCGCAGGTGGTGTCGGCGCCGGTGCGGGGCCGCGCGAGCGCTCCGTCGGACCTGGAGCCGCACATCAGCGCGGCGGCGAAGCGGTACCGGATTCCGTCCTCGTTGGTGCGGGCCATCATGCAGGCGGAGAGCAACTTCAACGCGAACGCGGTGTCTCCGAAGGGGGCGTGTGGGCTGATGCAGCTCATGCCCCAGACGGCGACGGAGATGTACGTGAAGGACATCTTCGACGAGAAGGAGAACATCGAAGGGGGGGTGCGCTACCTGCGGGTGCTCGCCAACCAGTTCGACGGGGACATGGTGAAGATGATCGCCGCGTACAACGCAGGACCGGACGCGGTGCGCAAGTACGGGGGGAAGACGCCTCCGTACGAGGAGACGCAGGAGTACGTGCGCAAGGTCCTCCAGCTCTACTACCACTACAAAGAGCGCGAGCGGCTCGCCCAGAACGAGCCCCGCGAAGCGACCAACGATGGCGACGACGCGAGCGACGGGGCGGGAGCCGAACCCCGTTGA
- the pgsA gene encoding CDP-diacylglycerol--glycerol-3-phosphate 3-phosphatidyltransferase, whose protein sequence is MDRATKKQRKREERARRKAARKPSVLVQEFWNLPNMLTLGRILLIPVFVWFTYDADPFYSLMAGVVFAVASITDVVDGYLARKWNLITVVGKFMDPLADKLIVMAALVMMVRLGRIAAWVVIVLLARELIVSGLRTIAASEGMVIAAGQEGKWKTSLQLVGVISLCVHYVHPLDLGYQVVTVDYNKVGRVLVYLSGAFSVWSAVVYFRAFLAMLARRGGGTDAQNA, encoded by the coding sequence ATGGACCGAGCCACCAAGAAGCAGCGCAAGCGGGAGGAGCGGGCGAGGCGCAAGGCCGCCCGGAAGCCGAGCGTCCTGGTGCAGGAGTTCTGGAACCTGCCCAACATGCTGACGCTGGGACGGATCCTGCTGATCCCGGTCTTCGTGTGGTTCACGTACGACGCGGACCCGTTCTACTCGTTGATGGCGGGGGTGGTGTTCGCGGTGGCGTCCATCACGGACGTGGTGGACGGGTACCTGGCGCGCAAGTGGAACCTCATCACGGTGGTGGGGAAGTTCATGGACCCACTGGCCGACAAGCTGATTGTCATGGCGGCGCTGGTGATGATGGTGCGGCTGGGGCGGATCGCGGCGTGGGTGGTGATCGTGCTGCTGGCGAGGGAGCTGATCGTCAGCGGCCTGAGGACCATCGCGGCGAGCGAGGGGATGGTCATCGCGGCGGGGCAGGAGGGCAAGTGGAAGACGAGCCTGCAGCTGGTGGGGGTGATTTCACTCTGCGTTCACTACGTCCACCCATTGGACCTGGGGTACCAGGTGGTGACGGTGGACTACAACAAGGTGGGCAGGGTGTTGGTGTACCTGTCGGGGGCGTTCTCGGTGTGGAGCGCGGTGGTCTACTTCCGAGCGTTCCTCGCCATGCTGGCCAGGCGAGGAGGAGGAACCGACGCACAGAACGCTTGA
- a CDS encoding bactofilin family protein yields MANTVIGSSIVIDGEISGDEDLVIQGTVKGKISLKESLFVEGSGVVEADIETQNVEIAGRVTGNIVASDKVELKQDCRVVGDIKAPRILIADGASFKGNVDMDQKER; encoded by the coding sequence ATGGCGAATACGGTCATTGGTTCGAGCATCGTCATCGACGGGGAGATCTCCGGTGACGAGGATCTGGTCATCCAGGGCACGGTGAAGGGGAAGATCTCCCTGAAGGAGAGCCTCTTCGTGGAGGGCAGCGGCGTCGTCGAGGCGGACATCGAGACGCAGAACGTGGAGATCGCCGGCCGGGTGACGGGCAACATCGTCGCCAGCGACAAGGTCGAGCTCAAGCAGGACTGCCGCGTGGTGGGCGACATCAAGGCCCCTCGCATCCTCATTGCCGACGGAGCCTCCTTCAAGGGCAACGTCGACATGGATCAGAAGGAGCGCTGA
- a CDS encoding LOG family protein has product MDVKTVCVFCGSRPGARPEFLAAARELGEELVRRNLTLIYGGASVGLMGAVADAVLSAGGRAVGVLPFSLQQREIGHQGLHELHLVNSMHERKALMAKRSDAFVALPGGFGTFEELFEIITWGQLGLHAKPIGLLDVGGYFQPLITMVRRGVEDGFIPQAQERPFAVSASASELLDRLQAGPTMQVTEKWLRRTEET; this is encoded by the coding sequence ATGGATGTGAAGACGGTGTGTGTCTTCTGCGGCTCCCGACCGGGCGCCCGGCCCGAGTTTCTCGCCGCGGCCCGCGAGCTCGGCGAGGAGCTGGTCCGTCGCAACCTCACCCTCATCTACGGCGGGGCCAGCGTGGGCCTCATGGGTGCCGTGGCGGACGCGGTCCTCTCCGCCGGCGGCCGAGCGGTGGGCGTGCTGCCCTTCAGCCTCCAGCAGCGGGAGATCGGCCACCAGGGGCTCCACGAGCTGCACCTGGTGAACTCGATGCACGAGCGCAAGGCGCTCATGGCCAAGCGATCTGATGCCTTCGTGGCCCTGCCCGGCGGCTTCGGCACCTTCGAAGAGCTGTTCGAGATCATCACCTGGGGCCAGCTCGGCCTGCACGCCAAGCCCATCGGGCTGCTGGACGTGGGCGGCTACTTCCAGCCGCTCATCACCATGGTCCGCCGTGGCGTGGAGGACGGCTTCATCCCCCAGGCGCAGGAGCGCCCCTTCGCCGTGAGCGCCTCCGCGAGCGAGCTGCTGGATCGGCTCCAGGCCGGCCCGACGATGCAGGTGACGGAGAAGTGGCTGCGCCGGACCGAGGAGACGTGA
- a CDS encoding bactofilin family protein, with the protein MAIAKETAGATGDNTVVGPSILISGKLTGDEDLTVRGRVEGELTLSKTLIVETTGVVKANVAVRNAIVSGVVVGNINATESVELTREGRMVGDIRAPRVIIVDGASFRGRVDMGEVEPGRVPASRPAVARPTVRPGAAPARPTTPAARPAGRPAPPPPPAARPATKPVPPPPPAPAAGATGAAGAAGTPPKGEPAAPVPPVVGAGAKKKVVVKKKAR; encoded by the coding sequence GTGGCCATCGCGAAAGAGACGGCCGGCGCGACCGGCGACAACACGGTGGTGGGGCCGTCCATCCTCATCAGCGGCAAGCTGACGGGTGACGAGGACCTCACGGTCCGTGGCCGCGTGGAGGGCGAGCTGACGCTCAGCAAGACCCTCATCGTGGAGACCACGGGCGTGGTGAAGGCGAACGTGGCGGTGCGCAACGCCATCGTCAGCGGGGTGGTGGTGGGCAACATCAACGCCACCGAGAGCGTGGAGCTCACCCGCGAGGGCCGCATGGTGGGCGACATCCGCGCCCCGCGCGTCATCATCGTGGACGGCGCCAGCTTCCGCGGTCGGGTGGACATGGGCGAGGTGGAGCCGGGCCGCGTGCCGGCCTCGCGCCCCGCGGTGGCGCGTCCCACGGTGCGTCCGGGGGCTGCTCCGGCGCGTCCGACGACTCCGGCGGCACGTCCGGCCGGTCGTCCCGCTCCGCCGCCGCCGCCGGCCGCCAGGCCTGCGACCAAGCCCGTGCCACCGCCGCCGCCCGCCCCCGCCGCTGGGGCGACCGGGGCCGCTGGGGCTGCTGGGACGCCCCCCAAGGGAGAGCCCGCCGCCCCGGTTCCTCCAGTCGTGGGCGCTGGCGCGAAGAAGAAGGTCGTGGTGAAGAAGAAGGCCCGCTAG
- the pyrE gene encoding orotate phosphoribosyltransferase: MNSALARDRARLLELLTERSFERRKVVLSSGKESDFYIDCKRTALLAEGHFLIGRLLLDAIVREAPLAVGVGGLTLGADPIASAVSLTSYLAGTPVEAFIVRKEPKGHGTGQWIEGLSALGQNAPVAIVEDVVTTGASTLKAIERAQSEGLKVLGAFALVDRLEGGREAVESAGYRLFTLFNRKDFIP; this comes from the coding sequence ATGAACAGCGCGCTGGCTCGGGATCGGGCGCGGCTCCTGGAGCTGCTCACCGAGCGCTCCTTCGAGCGGCGCAAGGTGGTGCTCTCCTCCGGCAAGGAGTCGGACTTCTACATCGACTGCAAGCGCACGGCGCTGCTGGCGGAGGGGCACTTCCTCATCGGCAGGCTGCTGCTGGACGCGATCGTCCGCGAGGCTCCCCTCGCCGTGGGAGTGGGCGGCCTGACGCTGGGGGCGGACCCCATCGCCTCGGCGGTGAGCCTGACCAGCTACCTTGCGGGCACGCCGGTGGAGGCCTTCATCGTCCGCAAGGAGCCCAAGGGGCACGGGACGGGGCAGTGGATCGAGGGCCTGAGCGCGCTGGGGCAGAACGCTCCGGTGGCCATCGTCGAGGACGTGGTGACGACGGGGGCCTCGACGCTGAAGGCCATCGAGCGGGCCCAGTCCGAGGGGCTGAAGGTGCTGGGGGCCTTCGCGCTGGTGGACCGGCTCGAGGGCGGCCGCGAGGCGGTCGAGTCCGCTGGCTACCGCCTGTTCACGCTCTTCAATCGCAAGGACTTCATCCCGTGA
- the nadB gene encoding L-aspartate oxidase, whose product MPQRFDFLVLGGGVAGLSFALQAARHGSVAVLTKRERYESNTQYAQGGIASVLAPTDTFEAHVQDTLVAGAGLCHQDAVEVTVREGPDRIRELVSLGAEFNRRASGDFDLTREGGHSARRIIHAGDITGREVQRALLAACDEQKNITFFQNTAAIDLILNQRPSPGRASRCLGTYALTESGHIETFLGKVTVLATGGAGKVYLYTSNPDVATGDGVAMAYRAGAQIANMEFYQFHPTCLYHPEAKSFLISEALRGEGGKLRLRSGQTFMERYHPLGALAPRDVVARAIDAELKRTGDDCVYLDMTHLGRAFLSERFPNIYATCKAFNIDMAVQPIPVVPAAHYMCGGVVADLNGRTSVAGLYAIGEVASTGLHGANRLASNSLLEGLVFGHRAAQVTAEEVRSLPALPQEPPEWDPGSAVDSDESVVVTHNWDEIRRLMWNYVGIVRTDKRLMRARRRLDLLREEIRDYYWRFKVTRDVIELRNIADVAHLIVDCASRRKESRGLHFTLDYPNTDDHHWKRDTVVSREI is encoded by the coding sequence ATGCCCCAGCGCTTCGATTTCCTCGTCCTGGGTGGCGGGGTCGCAGGCCTCTCGTTCGCTCTCCAGGCGGCTCGGCATGGCTCCGTCGCCGTCCTCACCAAGCGCGAGCGTTATGAGAGCAACACTCAGTACGCCCAGGGGGGCATCGCCAGCGTGCTGGCTCCCACCGACACCTTCGAGGCCCACGTCCAGGACACCCTCGTCGCTGGCGCCGGCCTGTGCCACCAGGACGCGGTGGAGGTGACGGTGCGCGAGGGCCCCGACCGCATCCGGGAGCTCGTCTCGCTCGGCGCCGAGTTCAACCGGCGCGCCTCGGGGGACTTCGATCTGACGCGCGAGGGAGGCCACTCGGCCCGCCGCATCATCCACGCCGGCGACATCACCGGCCGCGAGGTGCAGCGGGCGCTGCTGGCCGCGTGCGACGAGCAGAAGAACATCACCTTCTTCCAGAACACCGCCGCCATCGATCTCATCCTCAACCAGCGCCCCAGCCCGGGCCGCGCCAGCCGGTGCCTGGGCACCTACGCCCTCACCGAGAGCGGCCACATCGAGACGTTCCTGGGCAAGGTGACGGTGCTGGCCACGGGCGGCGCGGGCAAGGTGTACCTCTACACCTCCAACCCGGACGTCGCGACGGGCGACGGCGTGGCCATGGCGTACCGGGCCGGCGCCCAGATCGCCAACATGGAGTTCTACCAGTTCCACCCCACCTGCCTGTACCACCCGGAGGCCAAGAGCTTCCTCATCAGCGAGGCGCTCCGAGGCGAGGGCGGCAAGCTGCGGCTGCGCAGCGGGCAGACGTTCATGGAGCGCTACCACCCGCTGGGGGCCCTGGCGCCTCGCGACGTGGTGGCCCGCGCCATCGACGCGGAGCTCAAGCGCACCGGTGATGACTGCGTCTACCTGGACATGACGCACCTGGGGCGCGCCTTCCTCTCCGAGCGCTTCCCCAACATCTACGCCACCTGCAAGGCCTTCAACATCGACATGGCCGTGCAGCCCATCCCCGTGGTGCCCGCGGCCCACTACATGTGCGGCGGCGTGGTGGCGGACCTGAACGGGCGCACCTCCGTGGCCGGCCTCTACGCCATTGGCGAGGTGGCCAGCACCGGCCTGCACGGCGCCAACCGTCTGGCCTCCAACTCCCTGCTCGAGGGCCTGGTGTTCGGCCACCGCGCCGCCCAGGTCACCGCCGAGGAGGTGCGCAGCCTCCCCGCGCTCCCCCAGGAGCCCCCCGAGTGGGATCCCGGCAGCGCGGTGGACTCGGATGAGAGCGTCGTCGTGACCCACAACTGGGACGAGATCCGCCGCCTCATGTGGAACTACGTCGGCATCGTCCGCACGGACAAGCGTCTGATGCGCGCCCGGCGCCGGCTGGATCTGCTGCGCGAGGAGATCCGCGACTACTACTGGCGCTTCAAGGTGACTCGGGACGTCATCGAGCTGCGCAACATCGCCGACGTGGCCCACCTCATCGTCGACTGCGCCAGCCGCCGCAAGGAGAGCCGCGGCCTGCACTTCACCCTCGACTACCCCAACACGGACGACCATCACTGGAAGCGCGACACCGTCGTCTCCCGGGAGATCTGA
- a CDS encoding tetratricopeptide repeat protein encodes MATTRATGREPNPVDDEFLQLLYRGGELLAAGKVIEAKDFLERAHKMQPKHEKGQNLLGLAYFKLGLFDRAAELYEMLVRDNPVDPTLRVNLGLVYLKTNALQRAVREFEVAVDLAPDHKKAHNYLGLALAQQGEYGRAREHFLLAGSDAMAEKMARAIAGEGFSRPAPVQPARARGFAELEGAEVVREQGGVPVPETPPPVSTDLVIDVVEEAPAKQAEPVPPVPVPVAEARPEAPAVAPVAPPAEDDWGAQFGLDESSHLDESQAREAAAEGATPEAAMAGGEAPAYQPESEYSGAEGPVVAASNASEQDSDISISVDEAPGIPVAEISETPPGAEPSLPVLSVEEVSEDGMPVLTAEPENPEDLAAIAQHQEPRAAEPPEPPAPETSPEALSEAPVAESHPTLAMGTPVPAVAQAVSEAAELPEARLEEQPQATWGAEAAVPTPAPMAPAAVSGPTGEDAWRGRGAPLLGELAPAVELGGASAQSAFTVGASGFSARVDGELLTRLEGLVAFTGSLTFQPEMKRFRGRTTDKAFGEGSARVVRATGRGVLFVEPAEERIFQAVDLGDESAYFRDEYVFAFEEPVMFENGRVPSEVAPDLDLVHLRGNGKVLLSLTGPLRSVRVGMEAAVTVPLAYLVGWQGNLTPRVVALLVGAGGEVLKTAVELSGEGFALICLPVR; translated from the coding sequence ATGGCGACGACGCGAGCGACGGGGCGGGAGCCGAACCCCGTTGACGACGAGTTCCTGCAGCTCCTCTACCGGGGTGGGGAGCTGCTGGCTGCGGGCAAGGTGATCGAGGCCAAGGACTTCCTCGAGCGCGCCCACAAGATGCAGCCGAAGCACGAGAAGGGGCAGAACCTGCTCGGGCTGGCGTACTTCAAGCTGGGGCTCTTCGACCGCGCGGCGGAGCTCTACGAGATGCTGGTGCGCGACAACCCGGTGGATCCGACGCTGCGGGTCAACCTGGGGTTGGTGTACCTGAAGACGAACGCGCTGCAGCGCGCGGTGCGCGAGTTCGAAGTGGCGGTGGACCTGGCGCCGGACCACAAGAAGGCGCACAACTACCTGGGGCTGGCGCTGGCGCAGCAGGGCGAGTACGGCCGGGCGCGCGAGCACTTCCTGCTGGCCGGCAGCGACGCGATGGCGGAGAAGATGGCGCGGGCCATCGCGGGCGAGGGCTTCAGCCGTCCGGCGCCGGTGCAGCCGGCCAGGGCGCGGGGCTTCGCGGAGCTCGAGGGCGCCGAGGTGGTGCGAGAGCAGGGCGGAGTGCCGGTGCCGGAGACGCCGCCGCCGGTGAGCACGGATCTGGTGATCGACGTGGTGGAGGAGGCGCCCGCGAAGCAGGCCGAGCCGGTGCCGCCCGTGCCCGTGCCGGTGGCCGAGGCTCGTCCCGAGGCGCCCGCCGTGGCTCCTGTCGCTCCGCCCGCGGAGGACGACTGGGGTGCGCAGTTCGGGCTGGATGAGTCCTCGCACCTGGACGAGAGCCAGGCGCGGGAGGCGGCTGCCGAGGGCGCGACGCCCGAGGCCGCGATGGCCGGAGGGGAGGCCCCGGCGTACCAGCCCGAGAGCGAGTACTCCGGAGCCGAGGGGCCGGTGGTGGCTGCCTCCAATGCCTCGGAGCAGGACTCGGACATCTCCATCTCGGTGGATGAGGCGCCGGGCATTCCGGTGGCGGAGATCTCCGAGACGCCTCCTGGGGCCGAGCCGAGCCTGCCGGTGCTGTCGGTGGAGGAGGTCTCCGAGGACGGGATGCCGGTGCTGACGGCGGAGCCCGAGAACCCGGAGGACCTTGCGGCCATCGCCCAGCACCAGGAGCCCCGAGCCGCCGAGCCGCCGGAGCCCCCAGCGCCCGAGACTTCGCCGGAGGCCCTGTCCGAGGCTCCCGTCGCGGAGTCCCACCCCACGCTGGCGATGGGCACACCGGTACCTGCTGTTGCTCAGGCGGTCTCCGAGGCGGCCGAGCTCCCCGAGGCACGGCTCGAGGAGCAGCCCCAGGCGACCTGGGGGGCTGAAGCGGCCGTACCGACTCCAGCACCAATGGCACCGGCTGCCGTCTCCGGGCCCACAGGAGAGGATGCCTGGCGGGGGAGGGGGGCACCGCTGCTGGGCGAGCTCGCCCCGGCGGTGGAGCTGGGAGGCGCCAGCGCGCAGAGTGCGTTCACGGTGGGGGCGAGCGGCTTCTCCGCTCGGGTGGATGGGGAGCTGCTGACGCGGCTGGAGGGGCTGGTGGCCTTCACGGGCTCGCTGACCTTCCAGCCGGAGATGAAGCGCTTCCGAGGGCGGACGACGGACAAGGCCTTCGGAGAGGGCTCGGCGCGGGTGGTGCGAGCCACGGGGCGGGGCGTGCTGTTCGTGGAACCGGCGGAGGAGCGCATCTTCCAGGCGGTGGACCTGGGGGACGAGTCGGCCTACTTCCGGGACGAGTACGTGTTCGCCTTCGAGGAGCCGGTGATGTTCGAGAACGGCCGGGTGCCCTCGGAGGTGGCGCCGGACCTGGACCTGGTGCACCTGAGGGGAAACGGGAAGGTGCTGTTGAGCCTGACGGGCCCGCTGCGCTCGGTGAGGGTGGGGATGGAGGCGGCGGTGACGGTGCCGTTGGCGTACCTGGTGGGCTGGCAGGGGAACCTGACGCCGCGGGTGGTGGCGCTGCTGGTGGGGGCGGGAGGTGAAGTCTTGAAGACAGCCGTGGAGCTGAGCGGCGAAGGATTTGCCCTCATCTGCCTGCCAGTCCGCTAG
- a CDS encoding ParB/RepB/Spo0J family partition protein, protein MDAENRVDGEDGKPDEPGESPSAPGEGEGVPPRSDAPAAEQPAGKAILLGAGEPLPETAAAGADQPDAASEPGSGADAGEAVEESPEESSDESSDEAAQAAAELPPRPASESILAALPLEQIDEDTTFRIRPEGEISKLATDVARLGQLFPVDVRPAGDNRYQIICGFRRVAALRFLKRDRVQVRIHTGLPDEDALLMALASAIHAHPVEREQLEATRDQLEAEGRLSAATRDMLEKALATDDSLAPESMEEEVDADELAADAAQRLGALNQDLSLLADVFTSLDEARRAELLMQLRYSAELVAYLEGL, encoded by the coding sequence ATGGACGCCGAGAACAGGGTCGACGGAGAGGACGGGAAGCCGGACGAGCCGGGGGAGTCACCCTCGGCACCCGGAGAGGGCGAGGGCGTGCCTCCGAGGTCGGACGCGCCTGCCGCCGAGCAGCCCGCGGGGAAGGCCATCCTGCTGGGCGCGGGAGAGCCCTTGCCGGAGACGGCCGCCGCGGGAGCCGACCAGCCCGACGCCGCCTCCGAGCCTGGCTCCGGGGCGGACGCCGGAGAGGCCGTGGAGGAATCGCCGGAGGAGTCCTCGGATGAATCCTCGGACGAGGCCGCGCAGGCGGCTGCCGAACTGCCTCCGCGCCCGGCCAGCGAGTCGATCCTGGCGGCGCTTCCGCTGGAGCAGATCGACGAGGACACCACCTTCCGCATCCGCCCGGAGGGGGAGATCTCCAAGCTGGCCACGGACGTGGCGCGGCTGGGCCAGCTCTTCCCGGTGGACGTGCGCCCCGCCGGGGACAACCGCTACCAGATCATCTGTGGCTTCCGGCGGGTGGCGGCGCTGCGCTTCCTGAAGCGGGATCGCGTGCAGGTGCGCATCCACACGGGGTTGCCGGACGAGGACGCGCTGCTGATGGCGCTGGCCTCGGCCATCCACGCCCACCCGGTGGAGCGCGAGCAGCTCGAGGCCACGCGGGACCAGCTCGAGGCGGAGGGGCGCCTGAGCGCCGCCACGCGGGACATGCTGGAGAAGGCGCTGGCGACGGATGACTCGCTGGCCCCCGAGTCGATGGAGGAAGAGGTCGACGCGGACGAGCTGGCGGCGGACGCGGCGCAGCGGCTGGGAGCGCTCAACCAGGATCTCTCGCTGCTGGCGGATGTGTTCACGTCCTTGGATGAGGCTCGCCGGGCGGAGCTGCTGATGCAGCTGCGGTACTCGGCGGAGCTGGTGGCGTACCTGGAGGGCTTGTAG